The following coding sequences are from one Sardina pilchardus chromosome 16, fSarPil1.1, whole genome shotgun sequence window:
- the kiaa0232 gene encoding uncharacterized protein KIAA0232 homolog isoform X2: protein MRPLSGKHPPPPRSLLSPTLPPALLRPCSEMSLLQSLGPVQNWLGQELEKCGIDAVIYTRYVLSLLLHDSYDYDLQDQENDIFLGWEKGAGKKWTRSRRKGGADVSLEEMKKQAAVQCLRSASDENSGIESLVEELCSRLKELQNKQKERGRQTSKKSEGVLSPELAVSPSLKDQLEMYNEAFPPLSEKSVCLQEIMTVWNKDKSCTSSSAAPNTSTDTSAPKDCWSDGEASKGETSKTSVTSTAITSVIGERIPHRRNKKEKENRQHGEERASHSKRQARSWSEGKYRPRSCSSGSSEAGSSSSSNQGDPKRPTSKTLQIRHKSRERGTTRSKKIRSQGQVKLSFKAFDKEERKSAMAGPSKQQLPICPKKGKRSLKEIKKEACGMELKETLYDRRNKKEYVEEPLWYTEPLTEYLVPVSCRKSKLETTYRNNSESPSGSNLSGDMDRLTERMQGICLASANFQRTYLAAGTFVDGHFVELPGESSEQPVEFNRTSFSPPHEDSRDLDDEHLSEFTDFYEVDIYPSILDPCASDSVQESRILNMIRQKSREQREFEAECLVLDGLQLHGKSAINTESLGASGTDGFLWKDFESIAQVCECYSSSSSDDVERESFVGDSPVQLSPVFDSTMFNLSELSEECNAPESSCDGPHLNTSCFSLFELQCDSPTCFPCDSATGCPENTTTPKTSSSLDPHGDNKQSRLLIWTKNSAFDGTEYCSNLSTRTCSPWSHSEETRSDNEQVNVPSEELAQIAGEEITSVIPYIPATYLEEDLLEFLKDAEVPQEKATHTVSKTISKLESICGIPLETESEQYDTGIYDDANQQNKDYTSGIDKDIWTAVGDPSHKEEEKPHYQGQFLEDVRNYHCGCQDMKLTGAAHLQTAQKKAVQCSVYHLWEEEAEGQELAKNKLSKTDSGDYMTPLKPWDTSSDKDSTSFILGGVYGELRSFGGDHDWAAVPSGNAQGLLQCAAAAASDVVTIAGTDVFMNAGNCFAPGHKPLWRPLVSFGQNEHAVKRERLTKGFSFIFHEDLIGTCSGLYRDEPDQDYSFSSFDLNNPLSQVLHVECCFEPNEMTSLSPGFKPKSILCSDSENDIFSSRLYGINQTQYRAIRISPRTHFRPISTSELSPGGGSESDIESEKDEHSLPTLVQANVFDDPQADLKPLEEDAECEGPYYGKSELESGKFLPRLKKSGMEKSAQTSLDSQEGSGALLSVPEQNYADSHLVSAATIAPMTVEAPAQLSSSDQGHKEEPCDSGEAFGYSAGGLVLPHEGGTTFDLEMLHEQSYNLNDTDDERNDSQQDDCLWQSSLISPLFSGSQCTGSSSM, encoded by the exons ATGCGTCCCTTAAGTGGCAAGCATCCACCCCCTCCCAGAAGTTTGTTGAGTCCCACTctgcctcctgctctcctcagACCTTGCTCAGAGATGTCTTTGCTGCAGTCGCTGGGGCCAGTGCAGAACTGGCTGGGTCAGGAGCTAGAAAAATGTGGGATTGATGCTGTGATCTATACCCGCTATGTGCTCAGTCTCCTCTTGCATGACAGTTATGACTACGACCTGCAAGACCag GAGAATGACATCTTTTTGGGCTGGGAAAAGGGAGCAGGGAAGAAGTGGACCAGGAGTCGGAGGAAGGGGGGGGCGGATGTGAGtctggaggagatgaagaaaCAAGCAGCTGTGCAGTGTCTGCGTTCTGCATCTGATGAG aactCTGGAATTGAGAGTCTTGTCGAGGAGCTCTGTTCCAGACTAAAGGAATTGCAAAACAAGCAAAAAG AGCGAGGGCGGCAGACGAGCAAAAAATCTGAAGGAGTTCTATCACCAGAACTGGCTGTATCACCATCCTTGAAAGACCAACTGGAAAT GTACAATGAAGCCTTTCCACCACTTTCCGAGAAATCCGTTTGTCTTCAGGAGATAATGACTGTGTGGAACAAGGATAAATCCTGCACATCTTCTTCGGCTGCCCCAAACACCAGCACTGACACCTCTGCACCTAAAGATTGTTGGAGTGATGGTGAGGCCTCCAAGGGTGAAACCTCAAAGACCTCTGTCACCAGTACCGCCATCACATCAGTAATTGGAGAAAGGATTCCACACAGGCGtaacaagaaagagaaagagaacagacaACATGGAGAAGAGCGAGCCTCTCACAGTAAGAGGCAAGCTCGGAGTTGGTCGGAGGGCAAATATCGCCCCCGATCCTGCTCCTCTGGCTCCAGCGAAGCAGGTTCCAGCTCCAGCAGTAATCAGGGTGACCCGAAAAGACCTACCAGCAAAACCCTCCAGATTAGGCATAAATCCCGTGAAAGAGGTACAACCAGAAGCAAGAAAATTCGAAGCCAAGGGCAAGTGAAACTGTCCTTTAAGGCCTTTGACAAGGAAGAGCGGAAAAGTGCTATGGCAGGTCCTTCCAAGCAGCAGCTACCAATCTGTCCAAAAAAGGGAAAGAGGTCTCTTAAAGAGATAAAAAAGGAGGCTTGTGGAATGGAGTTGAAGGAGACACTATATGATAGGAGAAACAAAAAAGAGTATGTAGAAGAACCACTATGGTACACAGAACCCCTGACAGAATATTTAGTCCCTGTCAGCTGTAGAAAAAGCAAACTTGAGACAACTTATAGGAACAACTCTGAATCTCCTAGTGGATCTAATTTGTCTGGAGATATGGACAGGTTGACGGAGCGAATGCAAGGGATTTGTTTGGCCAGTGCTAACTTCCAGAGGACTTATCTTGCAGCAGGGACTTTTGTTGATGGGCACTTTGTTGAATTGCCAGGTGAGAGCAGTGAGCAACCTGTTGAATTCAATAGGACCTCATTCAGCCCACCACACGAGGATAGCCGAGATTTAGATGATGAACATCTGTCTGAATTCACTGACTTCTATGAAGTCGATATTTATCCATCCATATTGGATCCATGTGCCTCAGACTCAGTCCAAGAGAGTCGAATCCTAAACATGATTCGCCAaaaaagcagagagcagagagaattTGAGGCAGAATGTTTAGTGTTAGATGGCCTTCAGCTGCATGGGAAAAGTGCAATAAATACGGAGTCACTGGGAGCATCTGGAACTGATGGGTTCCTCTGGAAAGATTTTGAAAGTATTGCTCAAGTCTGTGAATGTTACTCATCGTCCAGTTCAGATGATGTGGAACGAGAAAGTTTTGTTGGGGACTCCCCTGTTCAGCTCTCCCCAGTATTTGATAGTACAATGTTTAATTTGAGTGAGTTGTCTGAGGAATGCAATGCTCCAGAATCCAGCTGTGATGGTCCACATCTGAATACCAGCTGTTTCTCGCTTTTCGAGCTGCAGTGTGATAGCCCCACTTGTTTTCCATGTGACTCTGCTACTGGTTGTCCTGAAAACACCACAACTCCGAAGACAAGTAGCAGTCTCGATCCACATGGTGACAACAAGCAGTCTCGTTTGctcatttggaccaaaaatagTGCCTTTGATGGAACTGAATATTGTTCTAATCTTTCAACACGAACTTGCAGCCCTTGGTCTCACTCAGAGGAGACTCGCTCAGACAATGAGCAAGTAAATGTTCCGTCAGAGGAGTTGGCTCAGATTGCTGGTGAGGAGATAACATCTGTAATACCTTATATTCCAGCAACTTATCTGGAGGAAGATCTCCTTGAGTTTTTGAAGGATGCTGAAGTACCACAAGAAAAGGCAACACATACCGTTTCAAAAACAATATCCAAACTGGAATCAATTTGTGGTATACCattagagacagagagtgagcagTATGACACTGGCATATATGATGATGCAAATCAACAGAACAAAGACTACACCTCAGGGATAGATAAGGACATTTGGACAGCTGTTGGAGATCCTTCAcacaaggaagaggagaagcCTCATTATCAGGGGCAGTTCTTGGAGGATGTACGGAACTACCACTGTGGTTGTCAGGACATGAAGCTGACTGGTGCTGCACATCTACAGACTGCACAGAAGAAAGCAGTGCAGTGTTCGGTGTATCACCTGTGGGAAGAGGAAGCAGAAGGTCAAGAATTGGCTAAAAATAAGCTGTCCAAAACAGATAGTGGTGACTATATGACCCCTTTGAAGCCCTGGGACACGAGTTCAGACAAAGACAGCACATCATTTATCCTGGGGGGAGTGTATGGTGAACTCAGGTCTTTTGGAGGTGACCATGACTGGGCTGCTGTTCCATCAGGCAATGCCCAAGGCCTGCTgcagtgtgctgctgctgcagcctcaGACGTTGTGACTATTGCAGGCACTGATGTGTTCATGAATGCAGGAAACTGCTTTGCACCTGGTCACAAGCCGCTATGGAGACCGCTGGTCTCCTTTGGTCAGAATGAGCATGCGGtaaaaagagaaagattgaCCAAGGGGTTTTCTTTTATCTTCCATGAAGATTTAATTGGAACCTGTTCAGGTCTCTATAGGGATGAACCAGACCAGGATTACTCATTCTCATCATTTGACCTGAACAATCCTTTATCTCAAGTACTCCACGTGGAGTGCTGTTTTGAGCCCAACGAAATGACATCGTTAAGCCCAGGCTTCAAACCGAAGTCAATTCTTTGCTCAGACTCAGAGAATGACATCTTCTCTTCCCGGCTGTATGGCATTAATCAGACTCAGTACCGCGCCATACGCATATCCCCAAGGACTCACTTTCGACCAATTTCCACTTCAGAATTGTCTCCTGGTGGAGGCAGTGAGTCCGATATAGAGTCTGAAAAAGATGAGCATAGTCTTCCTACTCTGGTTCAGGCCAATGTGTTTGATGACCCACAGGCAGACCTCAAACCCCTAGAGGAGGATGCTGAGTGTGAAGGACCTTATTACGGAAAGTCGGAACTAGAATCTGGGAAATTTTTGCCCAGGTTAAAAAAATCTGGTATGGAAAAGAGTGCCCAGACTTCATTAGATTCGCAGGAGGGGTCCGGTGCACTTTTGTCGGTACCTGAGCAAAATTATGCTGACAGTCACCTGGTGTCTGCAGCAACTATAGCACCCATGACGGTGGAGGCACCAGCACAACTGTCCTCCAGTGATCAAGGTCATAAGGAGGAGCCCTGCGATAGTGGAGAGGCATTTGGATATTCAGCCGGTGGCCTTGTGCTTCCCCACGAAGGCGGGACAACATTTGACCTTGAAATGTTGCATGAG
- the kiaa0232 gene encoding uncharacterized protein KIAA0232 homolog isoform X1 has product MRPLSGKHPPPPRSLLSPTLPPALLRPCSEMSLLQSLGPVQNWLGQELEKCGIDAVIYTRYVLSLLLHDSYDYDLQDQENDIFLGWEKGAGKKWTRSRRKGGADVSLEEMKKQAAVQCLRSASDENSGIESLVEELCSRLKELQNKQKERGRQTSKKSEGVLSPELAVSPSLKDQLEMYNEAFPPLSEKSVCLQEIMTVWNKDKSCTSSSAAPNTSTDTSAPKDCWSDGEASKGETSKTSVTSTAITSVIGERIPHRRNKKEKENRQHGEERASHSKRQARSWSEGKYRPRSCSSGSSEAGSSSSSNQGDPKRPTSKTLQIRHKSRERGTTRSKKIRSQGQVKLSFKAFDKEERKSAMAGPSKQQLPICPKKGKRSLKEIKKEACGMELKETLYDRRNKKEYVEEPLWYTEPLTEYLVPVSCRKSKLETTYRNNSESPSGSNLSGDMDRLTERMQGICLASANFQRTYLAAGTFVDGHFVELPGESSEQPVEFNRTSFSPPHEDSRDLDDEHLSEFTDFYEVDIYPSILDPCASDSVQESRILNMIRQKSREQREFEAECLVLDGLQLHGKSAINTESLGASGTDGFLWKDFESIAQVCECYSSSSSDDVERESFVGDSPVQLSPVFDSTMFNLSELSEECNAPESSCDGPHLNTSCFSLFELQCDSPTCFPCDSATGCPENTTTPKTSSSLDPHGDNKQSRLLIWTKNSAFDGTEYCSNLSTRTCSPWSHSEETRSDNEQVNVPSEELAQIAGEEITSVIPYIPATYLEEDLLEFLKDAEVPQEKATHTVSKTISKLESICGIPLETESEQYDTGIYDDANQQNKDYTSGIDKDIWTAVGDPSHKEEEKPHYQGQFLEDVRNYHCGCQDMKLTGAAHLQTAQKKAVQCSVYHLWEEEAEGQELAKNKLSKTDSGDYMTPLKPWDTSSDKDSTSFILGGVYGELRSFGGDHDWAAVPSGNAQGLLQCAAAAASDVVTIAGTDVFMNAGNCFAPGHKPLWRPLVSFGQNEHAVKRERLTKGFSFIFHEDLIGTCSGLYRDEPDQDYSFSSFDLNNPLSQVLHVECCFEPNEMTSLSPGFKPKSILCSDSENDIFSSRLYGINQTQYRAIRISPRTHFRPISTSELSPGGGSESDIESEKDEHSLPTLVQANVFDDPQADLKPLEEDAECEGPYYGKSELESGKFLPRLKKSGMEKSAQTSLDSQEGSGALLSVPEQNYADSHLVSAATIAPMTVEAPAQLSSSDQGHKEEPCDSGEAFGYSAGGLVLPHEGGTTFDLEMLHEQSYNLNDTDDERNDSQQDDCLWQSSLISPLFSGSQCTAGSSSM; this is encoded by the exons ATGCGTCCCTTAAGTGGCAAGCATCCACCCCCTCCCAGAAGTTTGTTGAGTCCCACTctgcctcctgctctcctcagACCTTGCTCAGAGATGTCTTTGCTGCAGTCGCTGGGGCCAGTGCAGAACTGGCTGGGTCAGGAGCTAGAAAAATGTGGGATTGATGCTGTGATCTATACCCGCTATGTGCTCAGTCTCCTCTTGCATGACAGTTATGACTACGACCTGCAAGACCag GAGAATGACATCTTTTTGGGCTGGGAAAAGGGAGCAGGGAAGAAGTGGACCAGGAGTCGGAGGAAGGGGGGGGCGGATGTGAGtctggaggagatgaagaaaCAAGCAGCTGTGCAGTGTCTGCGTTCTGCATCTGATGAG aactCTGGAATTGAGAGTCTTGTCGAGGAGCTCTGTTCCAGACTAAAGGAATTGCAAAACAAGCAAAAAG AGCGAGGGCGGCAGACGAGCAAAAAATCTGAAGGAGTTCTATCACCAGAACTGGCTGTATCACCATCCTTGAAAGACCAACTGGAAAT GTACAATGAAGCCTTTCCACCACTTTCCGAGAAATCCGTTTGTCTTCAGGAGATAATGACTGTGTGGAACAAGGATAAATCCTGCACATCTTCTTCGGCTGCCCCAAACACCAGCACTGACACCTCTGCACCTAAAGATTGTTGGAGTGATGGTGAGGCCTCCAAGGGTGAAACCTCAAAGACCTCTGTCACCAGTACCGCCATCACATCAGTAATTGGAGAAAGGATTCCACACAGGCGtaacaagaaagagaaagagaacagacaACATGGAGAAGAGCGAGCCTCTCACAGTAAGAGGCAAGCTCGGAGTTGGTCGGAGGGCAAATATCGCCCCCGATCCTGCTCCTCTGGCTCCAGCGAAGCAGGTTCCAGCTCCAGCAGTAATCAGGGTGACCCGAAAAGACCTACCAGCAAAACCCTCCAGATTAGGCATAAATCCCGTGAAAGAGGTACAACCAGAAGCAAGAAAATTCGAAGCCAAGGGCAAGTGAAACTGTCCTTTAAGGCCTTTGACAAGGAAGAGCGGAAAAGTGCTATGGCAGGTCCTTCCAAGCAGCAGCTACCAATCTGTCCAAAAAAGGGAAAGAGGTCTCTTAAAGAGATAAAAAAGGAGGCTTGTGGAATGGAGTTGAAGGAGACACTATATGATAGGAGAAACAAAAAAGAGTATGTAGAAGAACCACTATGGTACACAGAACCCCTGACAGAATATTTAGTCCCTGTCAGCTGTAGAAAAAGCAAACTTGAGACAACTTATAGGAACAACTCTGAATCTCCTAGTGGATCTAATTTGTCTGGAGATATGGACAGGTTGACGGAGCGAATGCAAGGGATTTGTTTGGCCAGTGCTAACTTCCAGAGGACTTATCTTGCAGCAGGGACTTTTGTTGATGGGCACTTTGTTGAATTGCCAGGTGAGAGCAGTGAGCAACCTGTTGAATTCAATAGGACCTCATTCAGCCCACCACACGAGGATAGCCGAGATTTAGATGATGAACATCTGTCTGAATTCACTGACTTCTATGAAGTCGATATTTATCCATCCATATTGGATCCATGTGCCTCAGACTCAGTCCAAGAGAGTCGAATCCTAAACATGATTCGCCAaaaaagcagagagcagagagaattTGAGGCAGAATGTTTAGTGTTAGATGGCCTTCAGCTGCATGGGAAAAGTGCAATAAATACGGAGTCACTGGGAGCATCTGGAACTGATGGGTTCCTCTGGAAAGATTTTGAAAGTATTGCTCAAGTCTGTGAATGTTACTCATCGTCCAGTTCAGATGATGTGGAACGAGAAAGTTTTGTTGGGGACTCCCCTGTTCAGCTCTCCCCAGTATTTGATAGTACAATGTTTAATTTGAGTGAGTTGTCTGAGGAATGCAATGCTCCAGAATCCAGCTGTGATGGTCCACATCTGAATACCAGCTGTTTCTCGCTTTTCGAGCTGCAGTGTGATAGCCCCACTTGTTTTCCATGTGACTCTGCTACTGGTTGTCCTGAAAACACCACAACTCCGAAGACAAGTAGCAGTCTCGATCCACATGGTGACAACAAGCAGTCTCGTTTGctcatttggaccaaaaatagTGCCTTTGATGGAACTGAATATTGTTCTAATCTTTCAACACGAACTTGCAGCCCTTGGTCTCACTCAGAGGAGACTCGCTCAGACAATGAGCAAGTAAATGTTCCGTCAGAGGAGTTGGCTCAGATTGCTGGTGAGGAGATAACATCTGTAATACCTTATATTCCAGCAACTTATCTGGAGGAAGATCTCCTTGAGTTTTTGAAGGATGCTGAAGTACCACAAGAAAAGGCAACACATACCGTTTCAAAAACAATATCCAAACTGGAATCAATTTGTGGTATACCattagagacagagagtgagcagTATGACACTGGCATATATGATGATGCAAATCAACAGAACAAAGACTACACCTCAGGGATAGATAAGGACATTTGGACAGCTGTTGGAGATCCTTCAcacaaggaagaggagaagcCTCATTATCAGGGGCAGTTCTTGGAGGATGTACGGAACTACCACTGTGGTTGTCAGGACATGAAGCTGACTGGTGCTGCACATCTACAGACTGCACAGAAGAAAGCAGTGCAGTGTTCGGTGTATCACCTGTGGGAAGAGGAAGCAGAAGGTCAAGAATTGGCTAAAAATAAGCTGTCCAAAACAGATAGTGGTGACTATATGACCCCTTTGAAGCCCTGGGACACGAGTTCAGACAAAGACAGCACATCATTTATCCTGGGGGGAGTGTATGGTGAACTCAGGTCTTTTGGAGGTGACCATGACTGGGCTGCTGTTCCATCAGGCAATGCCCAAGGCCTGCTgcagtgtgctgctgctgcagcctcaGACGTTGTGACTATTGCAGGCACTGATGTGTTCATGAATGCAGGAAACTGCTTTGCACCTGGTCACAAGCCGCTATGGAGACCGCTGGTCTCCTTTGGTCAGAATGAGCATGCGGtaaaaagagaaagattgaCCAAGGGGTTTTCTTTTATCTTCCATGAAGATTTAATTGGAACCTGTTCAGGTCTCTATAGGGATGAACCAGACCAGGATTACTCATTCTCATCATTTGACCTGAACAATCCTTTATCTCAAGTACTCCACGTGGAGTGCTGTTTTGAGCCCAACGAAATGACATCGTTAAGCCCAGGCTTCAAACCGAAGTCAATTCTTTGCTCAGACTCAGAGAATGACATCTTCTCTTCCCGGCTGTATGGCATTAATCAGACTCAGTACCGCGCCATACGCATATCCCCAAGGACTCACTTTCGACCAATTTCCACTTCAGAATTGTCTCCTGGTGGAGGCAGTGAGTCCGATATAGAGTCTGAAAAAGATGAGCATAGTCTTCCTACTCTGGTTCAGGCCAATGTGTTTGATGACCCACAGGCAGACCTCAAACCCCTAGAGGAGGATGCTGAGTGTGAAGGACCTTATTACGGAAAGTCGGAACTAGAATCTGGGAAATTTTTGCCCAGGTTAAAAAAATCTGGTATGGAAAAGAGTGCCCAGACTTCATTAGATTCGCAGGAGGGGTCCGGTGCACTTTTGTCGGTACCTGAGCAAAATTATGCTGACAGTCACCTGGTGTCTGCAGCAACTATAGCACCCATGACGGTGGAGGCACCAGCACAACTGTCCTCCAGTGATCAAGGTCATAAGGAGGAGCCCTGCGATAGTGGAGAGGCATTTGGATATTCAGCCGGTGGCCTTGTGCTTCCCCACGAAGGCGGGACAACATTTGACCTTGAAATGTTGCATGAG